One genomic window of Muntiacus reevesi chromosome 4, mMunRee1.1, whole genome shotgun sequence includes the following:
- the ZMYND10 gene encoding zinc finger MYND domain-containing protein 10 — protein sequence MGDLALLLPPGEAEVLVRELRSLELRDMGSRGWNQQHENLEKLNMQAILDATAGQGEPIQELLVTHGKIPTLVEELIAVEMWKQKVFPVLCKLKDFKPQNTLPIYMVLHHEASIINLLETMFFHKGVCESAKDTVLDLVDYCHRKLTLLVAQGGRGAPPEEGSQHSTSMQDLQKQAKLMEFEIALKGLSVLRYITDCVDSLSLSTLNRMLSTHNLPCLLVELLEHSPWSRREGGKLQQFESGHWQTVTPSEQQKLSKLDGQVWIALYNLLLSPEARARYCLTSFAKGQLLKLRAFLTDTLLDQLPNLADLQAFLAHLALTEAQPPKKDLVLEQIPEIWERLERENKGKWQAIAKHQLQQVFSPSEQDLRLLACRWAKIYRLDVLEAVAPERPHCASCSAEASKRCSRCQNEWYCCRECQVKHWETHGKACVLAAQGDRAK from the exons ATGGGCGACCTggcgctgctgctgccgccgggCGAGGCTGAAGTGCTAGTGCGGGAACTGCGCAGCTTAGAGCTGCGCGATATGGGCTCCAGAGG GTGGAACCAGCAGCATGAGAACCTGGAGAAACTGAACATGCAGGCCATCCTCGATGCCACGGCCGGCCAGGGCGAGCCCATCCAGGAGCTGCTGGTCACCCATGGGAAG ATCCCGACACTGGTGGAAGAGCTGATTGCAGTGGAGATGTGGAAGCAGAAggtattccctgtgctgtgcaagCTGAAGGACTTCAAGCCCCAGAACACACTTCCCATCTACATGGTG TTACACCATGAAGCCTCCATCATCAACCTCCTGGAGACAATGTTCTTCCACAAG GGGGTGTGCGAGTCAGCGAAGGACACCGTCTTGGACCTGGTGGACTATTGCCACCGCAAACTGActctcctggtggcccagggTGGCCGTGGTGCTCCCCCTGAGGAGGGGTCCCAGCACAGCACCTCCATGCAG gacctgCAGAAGCAGGCAAAGCTGATGGAATTTGAGATCGCACTGAAGGGCCTCTCAGTGTTGCGCTACATTACAGACTGTGTGGACAG CCTTTCTCTGAGCACCTTGAACCGCATGCTCAGCACCCACAACCTGCCCTGTCTCCTGGTGGAACTACTGGAGCACAGTCCCTGGAGCCGGCGGGAAGGAG GCAAGCTGCAGCAATTTGAGAGTGGCCATTGGCAGACAGTGACCCCCTCGGAGCAGCAAAAGCTGAGCAAGTTGGATGGGCAGGTGTGGATCGCTCTATACAACCTGCTGTTAAGCCCGGAGGCCCGGGCCCGCTACTGCCTCACAAGCTTTGCCAAAGGACAGCTACTCAAG CTCCGGGCCTTCCTCACAGACACACTGCTGGACCAGCTGCCCAACCTGGCAGACCTGCAAGCTTTCCTGGCCCACCTGGCCCTGACTGAAGCCCAGCCCCCTAAAAAGGACCTGGTGTTGGAACAG ATCCCAGAAATCTGGGAGCGGCTAGAGCGAGAGAACAAAGGCAAGTGGCAGGCTATCGCCAAGCATCAGCTGCAGCAGGTATTCAGCCCCTCGGAGCAGGACCTGAGGCTGCTTGCGTGCAG GTGGGCTAAGATCTACAGGCTGGATGTGCTCGAGGCAGTGGCTCCAGAGCGGCCCCACTGTGCCTCGTGCAGTGCAGAGGCCTCCAAGCGTTGCTCCCGGTGCCAGAATGAGTGGTATTGCTGCAG GGAGTGCCAAGTCAAGCACTGGGAGACCCATGGAAAGGCTTGTGTCCTGGCGGCCCAGGGGGACAGAGCCAAGTGA
- the RASSF1 gene encoding ras association domain-containing protein 1 isoform X1: MSAEPELIELRELAPERCAAPGRTRLERANALRIAPGTARNSSRQQVPGRGHRFQPAGPATHTWCDLCGDFIWGVVRKGLQCAHCKFTCHYRCRALVSLDCCGPRDLGWEPALERDTNVDEPVEWETPDLSQAEIEQKIKEYNGQINSNLFMSLNKDGSYTGFIKVQLKLVRPVSVPSSKKPPSLQDARRGPGRGTAVKRRTSFYLPKDAVKHLHVLSRTRAREVIEALLRKFLVVDDPRKFALFERAERQGQVYLRKLSDDEQPLRLRLLAGPNEKALSFVLKENDSGEVNWDAFSMPELHNFLRILQREEEEHLRQILQKYSYCRQKIQEALHACPLG, encoded by the exons ATGTCCGCTGAGCCTGAGCTCATTGAACTGCGGGAACTGGCACCCGAACGGTGCGCCGCTCCGGGCCGCACCCGGCTTGAGCGTGCCAATGCACTGCGCATCGCGCCGGGCACAGCGCGCAACTCCTCAAGGCAGCAGGTCCCGGGCCGGGGCCACCGATTCCAGCCCGCGGGGCCCGCTACGCACACGTGGTGTGACCTGTGTGGCGACTTCATCTGGGGCGTCGTGCGCAAGGGTCTGCAGTGCGCGC ATTGCAAGTTCACCTGCCACTACCGCTGCCGCGCGCTCGTCTCCCTAGACTGCTGCGGGCCCCGGGACCTGGGCTGGGAACCGGCGCTGGAGCGGGACACGAATGTG GATGAGCCCGTGGAGTGGGAGACACCTGACCTTTCTCAAGCTGAGATCGAGCAGAAGATCAAGGAGTACAATGGCCAGATCAACAGCAACCTGTTCATGAGCCTG AACAAGGATGGCTCCTACACAGGCTTCATCAAGGTTCAGCTGAAGCTGGTGCGCCCTGTCTCCGTTCCCTCCAGCAAGAAGCCTCCCTCCCTGCAGGATGCCCGGCGTGGCCCAGGGCGGGGCACAGCTGTGAAACGCCGCACCTCCTTCTACCTGCCCAAGGATGCTGTCAAGCACCTGCACGTGTTGTCACGCACGCGGGCACGTGAGGTCATCGAGGCCCTGTTGCGCAAGTTCCTGGTGGTGGATGACCCTCGCAAGTTTGCACTCTTTGAGCGGGCTGAGCGCCAGGGCCAAG TGTACCTCCGGAAGCTGTCAGATGATGAGCAGCCCCTACGCCTTCGGCTCCTTGCAGGGCCCAATGAGAAGGCCCTAAGCTTTGTGTTGAAGGAGAATGACTCTGGGGAGGTGAAC TGGGACGCTTTCAGCATGCCTGAGCTACACAACTTTCTGCGCATCCTGCAGCGGGAAGAAGAGGAACACCTCCGCCAGATCCTGCAGAAGTACTCCTATTGTCGCCAGAAGATTCAGGAAGCCCTGCACGCCTGCCCCCTGGGGTGA
- the RASSF1 gene encoding ras association domain-containing protein 1 isoform X2, with product MGEADAGTPSFEMTWNSTTSSGYCSQEDSDSELEQYFTARTSLARRPRRDQDEPVEWETPDLSQAEIEQKIKEYNGQINSNLFMSLNKDGSYTGFIKVQLKLVRPVSVPSSKKPPSLQDARRGPGRGTAVKRRTSFYLPKDAVKHLHVLSRTRAREVIEALLRKFLVVDDPRKFALFERAERQGQVYLRKLSDDEQPLRLRLLAGPNEKALSFVLKENDSGEVNWDAFSMPELHNFLRILQREEEEHLRQILQKYSYCRQKIQEALHACPLG from the exons ATGGGTGAGGCGGACGCGGGAACGCCTTCTTTCGAGATGACCTGGAACAGCACGACAAGCAGTGGCTACTGCAGCCAGGAGGACTCGGACTCAGAGCTCGAGCAGTACTTCACTGCGCGTACCTCGCTGGCGCGCAGGCCGCGTCGGGACCAG GATGAGCCCGTGGAGTGGGAGACACCTGACCTTTCTCAAGCTGAGATCGAGCAGAAGATCAAGGAGTACAATGGCCAGATCAACAGCAACCTGTTCATGAGCCTG AACAAGGATGGCTCCTACACAGGCTTCATCAAGGTTCAGCTGAAGCTGGTGCGCCCTGTCTCCGTTCCCTCCAGCAAGAAGCCTCCCTCCCTGCAGGATGCCCGGCGTGGCCCAGGGCGGGGCACAGCTGTGAAACGCCGCACCTCCTTCTACCTGCCCAAGGATGCTGTCAAGCACCTGCACGTGTTGTCACGCACGCGGGCACGTGAGGTCATCGAGGCCCTGTTGCGCAAGTTCCTGGTGGTGGATGACCCTCGCAAGTTTGCACTCTTTGAGCGGGCTGAGCGCCAGGGCCAAG TGTACCTCCGGAAGCTGTCAGATGATGAGCAGCCCCTACGCCTTCGGCTCCTTGCAGGGCCCAATGAGAAGGCCCTAAGCTTTGTGTTGAAGGAGAATGACTCTGGGGAGGTGAAC TGGGACGCTTTCAGCATGCCTGAGCTACACAACTTTCTGCGCATCCTGCAGCGGGAAGAAGAGGAACACCTCCGCCAGATCCTGCAGAAGTACTCCTATTGTCGCCAGAAGATTCAGGAAGCCCTGCACGCCTGCCCCCTGGGGTGA
- the RASSF1 gene encoding ras association domain-containing protein 1 isoform X3, protein MSLNKDGSYTGFIKVQLKLVRPVSVPSSKKPPSLQDARRGPGRGTAVKRRTSFYLPKDAVKHLHVLSRTRAREVIEALLRKFLVVDDPRKFALFERAERQGQVYLRKLSDDEQPLRLRLLAGPNEKALSFVLKENDSGEVNWDAFSMPELHNFLRILQREEEEHLRQILQKYSYCRQKIQEALHACPLG, encoded by the exons ATGAGCCTG AACAAGGATGGCTCCTACACAGGCTTCATCAAGGTTCAGCTGAAGCTGGTGCGCCCTGTCTCCGTTCCCTCCAGCAAGAAGCCTCCCTCCCTGCAGGATGCCCGGCGTGGCCCAGGGCGGGGCACAGCTGTGAAACGCCGCACCTCCTTCTACCTGCCCAAGGATGCTGTCAAGCACCTGCACGTGTTGTCACGCACGCGGGCACGTGAGGTCATCGAGGCCCTGTTGCGCAAGTTCCTGGTGGTGGATGACCCTCGCAAGTTTGCACTCTTTGAGCGGGCTGAGCGCCAGGGCCAAG TGTACCTCCGGAAGCTGTCAGATGATGAGCAGCCCCTACGCCTTCGGCTCCTTGCAGGGCCCAATGAGAAGGCCCTAAGCTTTGTGTTGAAGGAGAATGACTCTGGGGAGGTGAAC TGGGACGCTTTCAGCATGCCTGAGCTACACAACTTTCTGCGCATCCTGCAGCGGGAAGAAGAGGAACACCTCCGCCAGATCCTGCAGAAGTACTCCTATTGTCGCCAGAAGATTCAGGAAGCCCTGCACGCCTGCCCCCTGGGGTGA
- the TUSC2 gene encoding tumor suppressor candidate 2, whose translation MGASGSKARGLWPFTSAAGGGGPEAAVAEQALVRPRGRVVPPFVFTRRGSMFYDEDGDLAHEFYEETIVTKNGQKRAKLRRVHKNLIPQGTVKLDPPRIHVDFPVILYEV comes from the exons ATGGGCGCCAGCGGCTCCAAAGCTCGGGGCCTGTGGCCCTTCACCTCGGCGGCGGGGGGCGGTGGCCCAGAGGCGGCGGTCGCTGAGCAAGCTTTGGTGCGACCGCGAGGCCGAGTCGTGCCCCCCTTCGTATTCACGCGCCGCGG CTCCATGTTCTATGACGAGGATGGGGATCTGGCTCACGAATTCTATGAGGAGACAATCGTCACCAAGAACGGGCAGAAGCGGGCCAAGCTGAGGCGGGTGCATAAGAACCTGATTCCTCAG GGCACCGTGAAGCTGGATCCCCCCCGCATCCACGTGGATTTCCCTGTGATCCTCTATGAGGTGTGA
- the HYAL2 gene encoding hyaluronidase-2 → MWTGLGPAVTLALVLAVAWATELKPTAPPIFTGRPFVVAWDVPTQDCGPRHKMPLDPKDMKAFDVQASPNEGFVNQNITIFYRDRLGMYPHFNSVGRSVHGGVPQNGSLWVHLEMLKGHVERYIRTQEPAGLAVIDWEDWRPVWVRNWQDKDVYRRLSRQLVASRHPDWPPERVVKEAQYEFEFAARQFMLETLRFVKAFRPRHLWGFYLFPDCYNHDYVQNWETYTGRCPDVEVSRNDQLAWLWAESTALFPSVYLEETLASSTHGRNFVSFRVQEALRVADVHHANHALPVYVFTRPTYSRGLTGLSEMDLISTIGESAALGAAGVILWGDAGFTTSNETCWRLKDYLTRSLVPYVVNVSWAAQYCSWAQCHGHGRCVRRDPNAHTFLHLSASSFRLVPSHAPDEPRLRPEGELSWADRNHLQTHFRCQCYLGWGGEQCHWDRRRAAGGAHAARAGSHLTGLLAVAVLALTWTS, encoded by the exons ATGTGGACAGGCCTGGGCCCCGCCGTCACACTGGCCCTGGTGTTGGCGGTGGCATGGGCCACGGAGCTGAAGCCCACAGCACCACCCATCTTCACGGGCCGGCCCTTTGTGGTCGCGTGGGATGTGCCCACACAGGACTGTGGCCCCCGCCACAAGATGCCGTTGGACCCAAAGGACATGAAGGCCTTTGATGTGCAGGCCTCACCTAACGAGGGTTTCGTAAATCAGAACATCACCATCTTCTACCGTGACCGGCTGGGCATGTATCCACACTTCAATTCGGTGGGAAGGTCAGTGCATGGTGGTGTGCCACAGAATGGCAGCCTCTGGGTACACCTGGAGATGCTGAAGGGACACGTGGAACGCTACATTCGTAcacaggagcctgcagggctggcAGTCATCGACTGGGAGGACTGGCGGCCAGTATGGGTGCGCAACTGGCAGGACAAGGATGTGTACCGCCGATTATCACGCCAGTTGGTGGCCAGTCGCCACCCCGATTGGCCACCAGAGCGCGTAGTCAAGGAGGCGCAGTATGAGTTTGAGTTCGCTGCACGGCAGTTCATGCTGGAGACACTGCGATTTGTCAAGGCGTTTCGGCCTCGGCACCTATGGGGCTTCTACCTCTTCCCTGACTGTTACAACCATGATTATGTGCAAAACTGGGAGACCTATACAGGCCGCTGCCCTGACGTTGAGGTCTCCCGAAATGACCAGCTGGCCTGGCTCTGGGCCGAGAGTACGGCCCTGTTCCCCTCTGTCTACCTGGAAGAGACACTGGCTTCCTCCACTCACGGCCGCAACTTCGTCAGCTTCCGTGTCCAGGAGGCTCTTCGCGTGGCTGACGTCCACCATGCCAACCATGCACTCCCAGTCTACGTCTTCACGAGGCCCACCTATAGCCGTGGACTCACAGGGCTTAGCGAG ATGGATCTCATATCCACCATTGGTGAGAGTGCTGCCCTGGGTGCAGCCGGCGTTATCCTCTGGGGTGACGCAGGGTTCACCACCAGCAAC GAGACCTGCTGGCGCCTCAAGGATTATCTGACTCGGTCGCTGGTACCCTATGTCGTCAATGTGTCCTGGGCTGCCCAGTACTGCAGCTGGGCCCAGTGCCACGGCCATGGGCGCTGTGTGCGCCGGGACCCCAACGCACACACCTTCCTGCACCTCAGTGCCAGCAGCTTCCGTCTAGTGCCTAGCCATGCACCTGACGAGCCGCGGCTGCGACCAGAGGGGGAGCTCAGTTGGGCCGACCGCAACCACCTGCAGACGCACTTTCGCTGCCAGTGCTACTTAGGCTGGGGCGGTGAGCAATGCCACTGGGACCGCAGGCGGGCAGCCGGGGGTGCCCATGCGGCCCGGGCTGGGTCCCACCTCACTGGCCTGCTGGCAGTGGCAGTCCTGGCCCTCACCTGGACTTCGTAA
- the LOC136166796 gene encoding hyaluronidase-1 isoform X2: MRPFSPEVSLHLPWAMAAHLLPVCTFFLNLLSMTQGSRDPVVPNQPFTTIWNANTEWCMKKHGVDVDISIFDVVTNPGQTFRGPNMTIFYSSQLGTYPYYTSAGEPVFGGLPQNASLNAHLAHTFQDILAAIPESHFSGLAVIDWEAWRPRWAFNWDTKDIYRQRSRALVQKQHPDWPAPRVEAAAQDQFEGAAEEWMAGTLKLGQALRPQGLWGFYNFPECYNYDFKSPNYTGQCPQNIRAQNDQLGWLWSQSRALYPSIYLPAALEVTKKAQMYVQHRVAEAFRVAAGAADPELLVLPYTQIFYDMTDHFLPPEELEHTLGESAAQGAAGVVLWVSWANTRTKESCQAIKKYVDMVLGPSILNVTSGAHLCSQVLCSGHGRCARRPSYPKARLILNSTGFSIKPTPGGGPVTLRGALSLEDRLRMAVEFECRCYRGWQGKRCEKWGMR, from the exons ATGAGGCCTTTCAGCCCTGAG GTTTCCCTACACCTGCCCTGGGCCATGGCAGCCCACTTGCTTCCTGTCTGCACCTTCTTCCTGAACTTGCTCAGCATGACCCAAGGCTCCCGGGACCCTGTGGTACCCAACCAGCCCTTCACCACCATCTGGAACGCTAACACCGAGTGGTGTATGAAGAAACACGGCGTGGACGTGGACATCAGTATCTTTGATGTGGTGACCAACCCGGGGCAGACCTTCCGCGGCCCTAACATGACCATTTTCTACAGCTCCCAGCTGGGTACCTACCCTTACTATACATCCGCTGGGGAGCCTGTGTTTGGTGGCCTGCCCCAGAATGCCAGCCTGAATGCCCATCTGGCCCACACATTCCAGGACATCCTAGCTGCCATACCTGAGTCTCACTTCTCAGGGCTGGCAGTCATTGACTGGGAGGCATGGCGCCCGCGCTGGGCCTTCAACTGGGACACCAAGGATATTTACCGGCAGCGCTCACGGGCACTGGTACAGAAGCAGCACCCAGACTGGCCAGCTCCTCGGGTGGAGGCTGCAGCTCAGGACCAGTTCGAGGGGGCTGCAGAGGAGTGGATGGCAGGCACCCTCAAGCTGGGACAAGCACTGCGGCCTCAGGGCCTCTGGGGCTTCTATAACTTCCCTGAGTGCTACAACTATGACTTTAAAAGTCCCAACTATACCGGCCAGTGTCCACAAAACATCCGTGCCCAGAATGACCAGCTCGGGTGGCTGTGGAGCCAGAGCCGTGCCCTCTACCCCAGCATCTACCTGCCCGCAGCACTGGAGGTCACGAAGAAGGCACAGATGTACGTGCAGCACCGTGTGGCTGAGGCATTCCGTGTGGCggcgggtgctgcggaccccgaGCTGCTGGTGCTGCCCTACACGCAGATCTTCTACGACATGACTGACCACTTTCTGCCCCCG GAGGAGCTGGAACACACCCTGGGGGAGAGTGCAGCCCAGGGGGCAGCGGGAGTGGTGCTCTGGGTGAGCTGGGCGAACACAAGAACCAAG GAATCATGCCAGGCCATCAAGAAGTATGTGGACATGGTGCTGGGACCCTCCATCCTGAATGTGACCAGCGGGGCTCATCTGTGCAGTCAGGTCCTATGCTCTGGCCATGGCCGTTGTGCCCGGCGCCCCAGTTACCCCAAGGCCCGCCTCATCCTCAACTCCACCGGTTTTTCCATCAAGCCCACGCCTGGTGGTGGGCCCGTGACCCTACGAGGGGCCCTCTCACTCGAGGATCGGTTGCGGATGGCGGTGGAGTTCGAATGTCGCTGCTATCGAGGGTGGCAGGGGAAACGGTGTGAGAAGTGGGGCATGCGGTGA
- the LOC136166796 gene encoding hyaluronidase-1 isoform X1 gives MRPFSPEVSLHLPWAMAAHLLPVCTFFLNLLSMTQGSRDPVVPNQPFTTIWNANTEWCMKKHGVDVDISIFDVVTNPGQTFRGPNMTIFYSSQLGTYPYYTSAGEPVFGGLPQNASLNAHLAHTFQDILAAIPESHFSGLAVIDWEAWRPRWAFNWDTKDIYRQRSRALVQKQHPDWPAPRVEAAAQDQFEGAAEEWMAGTLKLGQALRPQGLWGFYNFPECYNYDFKSPNYTGQCPQNIRAQNDQLGWLWSQSRALYPSIYLPAALEVTKKAQMYVQHRVAEAFRVAAGAADPELLVLPYTQIFYDMTDHFLPPEELEHTLGESAAQGAAGVVLWVSWANTRTKAVCRGPGQLQFVRRSARGRALGAGGVRARDSEIPIQEKRGRGASRSPPEVTLRSNLAKLTLDTAHQPELTLSPRLAELTLVSACHPEMTLSSGSAQLILDPARQPEETPVPNLVELTLEPVHCRPELLDACADLINEQWPRSRASRLHSLGQSSDAFPLCLMLLSPRPTSEAAPIVVGHARLSRVLDRPQSLLVETVVVARALRGRGFGRRLMEGLEAFARARGFHRLHLTTHDQLHFYAHLGYRLGEPVQGLVFTSRRLPATLLNAFPRTPFPRSPCKAPSLTAQAAPKVPKGSSLLPPPPLPEPPITLPPPPAGPPPQSPLETQYQDLRGRPIFWMEKDI, from the exons ATGAGGCCTTTCAGCCCTGAG GTTTCCCTACACCTGCCCTGGGCCATGGCAGCCCACTTGCTTCCTGTCTGCACCTTCTTCCTGAACTTGCTCAGCATGACCCAAGGCTCCCGGGACCCTGTGGTACCCAACCAGCCCTTCACCACCATCTGGAACGCTAACACCGAGTGGTGTATGAAGAAACACGGCGTGGACGTGGACATCAGTATCTTTGATGTGGTGACCAACCCGGGGCAGACCTTCCGCGGCCCTAACATGACCATTTTCTACAGCTCCCAGCTGGGTACCTACCCTTACTATACATCCGCTGGGGAGCCTGTGTTTGGTGGCCTGCCCCAGAATGCCAGCCTGAATGCCCATCTGGCCCACACATTCCAGGACATCCTAGCTGCCATACCTGAGTCTCACTTCTCAGGGCTGGCAGTCATTGACTGGGAGGCATGGCGCCCGCGCTGGGCCTTCAACTGGGACACCAAGGATATTTACCGGCAGCGCTCACGGGCACTGGTACAGAAGCAGCACCCAGACTGGCCAGCTCCTCGGGTGGAGGCTGCAGCTCAGGACCAGTTCGAGGGGGCTGCAGAGGAGTGGATGGCAGGCACCCTCAAGCTGGGACAAGCACTGCGGCCTCAGGGCCTCTGGGGCTTCTATAACTTCCCTGAGTGCTACAACTATGACTTTAAAAGTCCCAACTATACCGGCCAGTGTCCACAAAACATCCGTGCCCAGAATGACCAGCTCGGGTGGCTGTGGAGCCAGAGCCGTGCCCTCTACCCCAGCATCTACCTGCCCGCAGCACTGGAGGTCACGAAGAAGGCACAGATGTACGTGCAGCACCGTGTGGCTGAGGCATTCCGTGTGGCggcgggtgctgcggaccccgaGCTGCTGGTGCTGCCCTACACGCAGATCTTCTACGACATGACTGACCACTTTCTGCCCCCG GAGGAGCTGGAACACACCCTGGGGGAGAGTGCAGCCCAGGGGGCAGCGGGAGTGGTGCTCTGGGTGAGCTGGGCGAACACAAGAACCAAG GCGGTGTGCCGCGGACCGGGACAGCTGCAGTTCGTCCGCCGCAGCGCTAGGGGGCGAGCGCTGGGAGCCGGAGGGGTCCGAGCCAGAGACAGCGAGATACCGATCCAGGAGAAGCGAGGACGCGGAGCATCCCGGAGCCCG CCAGAGGTGACCCTGAGATCCAACCTGGCCAAGCTGACCCTGGATACTGCACACCAGCCAGAGCTGACCCTGAGCCCCAGGCTAGCTGAGCTGACCCTGGTTTCCGCATGCCATCCAGAGATGACCCTCAGTTCTGGCTCAGCTCAGCTGATCCTGGATCCTGCACGCCAGCCAGAGGAGACCCCAGTCCCCAACCTGGTTGAGctgaccctggagcctgtgcactGCCGACCCGAGCTCCTGGATGCCTGTGCCGACCTCATCAACGAGCAGTGGCCCCGCAGCCGCGCCTCCCGCCTCCACTCCTTGGGCCAGTCCTCAGATGCCTTTCCTCTCTGCTTGATGCTGCTAAGCCCCCGACCCACATCAGAGGCAGCGCCCATTGTGGTGGGCCATGCCCGCCTGTCCCGGGTGCTGGACCGGCCCCAGAGCCTGCTAGTGGAGACCGTGGTGGTGGCCCGGGCACTGAGGGGCCGTGGCTTTGGCCGCCGTCTCATGGAGGGCCTTGAAGCCTTTGCTCGGGCCCGGGGCTTCCACCGGCTACACCTCACCACCCATGATCAGCTGCACTTTTATGCCCATCTGGGCTACCGGCTGGGTGAGCCAGTGCAGGGCCTGGTCTTCACCAGCCGGCGACTGCCTGCCACCCTGCTCAATGCCTTCCCCAGGACCCCCTTTCCCCGCTCACCCTGCAAGGCCCCTAGCCTGACTGCCCAAGCTGCCCCAAAAGTCCCCAAGGGCTCATCATTGctgccaccccctcccctgcctgaACCCCCGATCACCTTACCCCCACCTCCAGCAGGGCCCCCTCCACAAAGCCCCCTGGAGACACAATACCAAGACCTGAGAGGACGCCCCATATTCTGGATGGAGAAAGACATCTGA